From Candidatus Bathyarchaeota archaeon, one genomic window encodes:
- a CDS encoding DUF429 domain-containing protein, whose product MTIVGLDLAGVPTRPTGFCSLNGFQAKTSLLFGDREIIEATLQCNPTIIAIDAPLCLPPGRKTIEERTANHLRDSDRALLKMGIKIFPVTLGPMRKLTVRGIKLKETFQTCGYRVIEAYPGGAQDVLGIPRKQRGLDGLRMGLEKLGISGLADAKSDHELDAATCAYVAKLYLEGEAVVYGDQEAGIVMPKGKKL is encoded by the coding sequence ATGACGATTGTAGGTTTAGACTTAGCAGGCGTACCAACCAGGCCAACGGGCTTCTGTAGCTTAAACGGCTTCCAAGCAAAAACCAGCCTGCTCTTCGGTGACAGAGAAATAATCGAGGCAACCCTCCAATGCAACCCCACCATAATCGCCATAGACGCCCCGCTCTGTCTGCCGCCCGGACGGAAAACCATCGAGGAACGCACCGCAAACCACCTAAGAGACAGCGACCGCGCACTGCTCAAAATGGGCATAAAAATCTTCCCCGTTACACTTGGTCCCATGCGTAAACTCACCGTTCGTGGCATCAAGCTCAAAGAAACCTTCCAAACATGCGGTTACAGGGTGATTGAAGCGTACCCCGGCGGGGCACAAGACGTGTTGGGTATCCCACGAAAGCAGCGGGGGTTGGATGGGTTGCGGATGGGGTTGGAGAAGCTGGGCATCAGCGGCTTGGCCGACGCCAAAAGTGATCATGAATTGGACGCTGCCACATGTGCCTACGTTGCCAAACTCTACCTTGAGGGCGAAGCAGTCGTTTACGGTGACCAAGAAGCAGGAATCGTTATGCCTAAAGGGAAAAAACTGTAG
- a CDS encoding nitroreductase family protein yields the protein MELDVCIKGRRSVRAYTEEPVSKEQIEAVLEAGTWAPTGMGREPWRFIIIEDKQLIKLVSDETKELAKKAMPPLAAQFSTGKDVICYNAPVLVLVCTEKDPQWSNVNLLDCVLAAQNMFLKAYELGLGTCYMGFVNLLNNKPDVLRKLGVPQNCEMMVPFIIGHPKTPQGKGKRQKPNIIKWVK from the coding sequence TTGGAACTTGACGTTTGCATCAAAGGACGAAGAAGTGTACGCGCCTACACAGAGGAACCCGTCTCCAAAGAACAGATCGAAGCCGTTTTGGAGGCAGGCACATGGGCGCCAACAGGTATGGGTCGCGAACCCTGGCGTTTCATCATAATCGAAGACAAACAACTTATAAAACTCGTTTCCGACGAAACCAAAGAACTCGCAAAGAAGGCTATGCCGCCTCTTGCCGCACAGTTCTCCACCGGCAAAGACGTTATCTGCTACAATGCACCCGTGTTGGTGCTGGTATGCACAGAGAAAGACCCGCAGTGGAGCAACGTGAATCTGCTAGACTGCGTCCTCGCCGCACAGAATATGTTTCTTAAAGCCTACGAGTTGGGGTTGGGAACCTGCTACATGGGTTTCGTGAACTTGCTAAACAACAAACCCGACGTGCTGCGCAAGCTGGGTGTGCCACAAAACTGCGAGATGATGGTGCCCTTCATCATCGGTCACCCTAAAACCCCGCAGGGTAAGGGTAAACGGCAAAAACCCAACATCATCAAATGGGTCAAATAG
- a CDS encoding winged helix-turn-helix domain-containing protein yields the protein MSSNHNHKRDRIQIIADILCTCRNPQTQTYIRRQTCVSYSVLQSCLMQLRVRQWLSEVDGADGLRKWAITQRGQEFLEKWFELQNLAGIKNKQLPHRVYLRKEMQLAAAN from the coding sequence TTGTCCAGCAACCACAACCACAAACGGGACCGCATCCAAATCATCGCAGACATCCTCTGCACCTGCCGAAACCCCCAAACCCAAACCTACATACGCCGCCAAACCTGCGTTTCCTACTCGGTTTTGCAGAGTTGCCTTATGCAGCTGAGGGTTAGGCAATGGCTGTCGGAAGTGGACGGGGCTGATGGGTTGAGGAAGTGGGCGATTACGCAGCGGGGGCAGGAGTTTTTGGAGAAATGGTTTGAGTTGCAGAATTTGGCAGGGATAAAGAACAAGCAACTGCCGCATCGGGTTTATCTGCGCAAAGAGATGCAGTTAGCTGCTGCTAATTAG
- a CDS encoding ATP-grasp domain-containing protein codes for MRIFVYEHVSGGGYAGQPLPAGVLAEGFAMLRCVVADFRAAGHEVTVLLDERLAKVDAPTGANYTMQVLYAHEPKKFLQNAAKNYDAFYVVAPETAGVLEGFVKTVEGTGKTSLNCQAAAIAQVADKAALMETLQKNCVATPKTLTLNVHDTPSDISKKIYATLSYPLVFKPSDGTSCSGISLLNNPADIEAALNKIKTQTINPQFLAQEFTQGIPASVSLICNGKKAVAISLNKQQINLTPPKGESSYLGGYVPFDHPLKQAAFAVAERVVEAFSGLRGYVGVDVVLGAKEVFVLDVNARLTTSYIGLRQVSDLNVAETIINAAIGGKLPEKPRIRGVACFEKTLTPTPSLGAYRRAIRVNGVVSPPFPLVDSSEAAAFVMGYGDTVQEAESGLEEAKKSLSRITG; via the coding sequence ATGAGGATTTTTGTTTACGAGCATGTTTCAGGTGGTGGATACGCGGGGCAACCGTTGCCTGCGGGTGTTTTGGCGGAGGGGTTTGCTATGTTACGTTGTGTGGTTGCTGATTTTAGAGCTGCGGGGCACGAAGTCACAGTTTTGCTGGATGAGCGACTAGCCAAGGTTGATGCTCCAACAGGTGCCAACTACACTATGCAAGTACTCTATGCGCATGAACCAAAAAAGTTCCTGCAAAACGCCGCAAAAAACTATGATGCTTTCTATGTTGTTGCCCCTGAAACCGCAGGCGTCCTTGAGGGCTTCGTGAAAACGGTTGAAGGAACGGGAAAAACCTCCCTGAATTGTCAAGCGGCTGCAATCGCGCAAGTTGCCGACAAGGCTGCATTAATGGAGACCTTGCAGAAAAATTGTGTTGCGACACCTAAAACTCTCACGCTAAACGTACACGATACACCATCTGATATATCAAAAAAAATCTACGCCACACTCTCATATCCACTGGTTTTCAAGCCCTCAGACGGCACGAGCTGTAGCGGAATTAGCCTGCTCAACAACCCCGCAGACATCGAGGCTGCACTAAACAAAATAAAAACCCAAACTATCAACCCCCAGTTCCTCGCCCAAGAATTCACCCAAGGTATACCGGCAAGCGTCAGCCTTATCTGCAACGGCAAAAAAGCGGTTGCCATAAGCCTAAACAAGCAACAAATCAACCTCACCCCACCTAAAGGTGAATCAAGCTATCTTGGCGGCTACGTCCCCTTCGATCACCCGCTGAAGCAGGCAGCGTTTGCTGTTGCTGAGAGGGTTGTGGAGGCGTTTTCTGGTTTGCGGGGCTACGTTGGGGTGGATGTGGTTTTGGGGGCGAAGGAGGTTTTTGTGTTGGATGTTAATGCGCGGTTGACGACTTCGTACATAGGATTGCGCCAAGTCAGTGATTTAAACGTCGCCGAGACAATCATTAACGCAGCAATTGGTGGGAAACTACCTGAGAAACCACGAATTCGGGGTGTAGCTTGCTTCGAAAAGACGCTGACCCCAACTCCTTCATTGGGTGCTTATCGTCGAGCTATCAGAGTAAATGGGGTTGTTTCTCCGCCATTTCCCTTAGTGGACTCATCGGAAGCGGCAGCTTTTGTCATGGGATACGGCGATACCGTTCAAGAAGCTGAGTCGGGTTTAGAAGAAGCTAAAAAGAGCCTTAGCAGAATTACGGGTTGA
- a CDS encoding chorismate-binding protein: MAKCPTCGKEVKNAKKTWKMAGKPDKKGKRTQLTIALYDCCGKTFREVLDKKKI; the protein is encoded by the coding sequence ATGGCAAAATGCCCCACATGTGGAAAAGAAGTTAAAAACGCAAAGAAAACGTGGAAAATGGCTGGGAAACCAGACAAAAAAGGAAAAAGAACACAGCTCACCATCGCACTCTACGACTGCTGCGGTAAGACTTTCCGTGAAGTCTTAGACAAGAAAAAGATCTAA
- a CDS encoding delta 1-pyrroline-5-carboxylate synthetase: MDLTVIKVGGSLAAEPQKLRALFQKLCVLSKEYKLVVVPGGAEFADTVRDVDKRFGLSNVASHRMAVLAMDQYGLLLADLVLDSVVVWGVGDVNSSIESGKLPIFLPSQLIFKEDPLENSWDVTSDSIALYLAARLGAKRVLFVTDVDGVFTSNPKVDKKAQLIQKLTAVDLSELGRTSVDKAFPKLLQQYRIDCYVLNGQHPTRVEAVLKNKKTICTLISSS; the protein is encoded by the coding sequence ATGGACTTAACCGTAATAAAAGTCGGAGGCAGCCTCGCCGCAGAGCCACAAAAATTGCGCGCGCTATTCCAGAAACTGTGTGTTCTCTCAAAGGAGTATAAGTTGGTTGTAGTGCCGGGGGGCGCGGAATTCGCGGATACCGTGAGAGACGTGGATAAGCGGTTTGGGTTGTCGAATGTGGCTTCGCATCGGATGGCTGTTTTGGCGATGGATCAGTACGGGTTGCTTCTGGCAGATTTGGTTCTTGATTCTGTGGTTGTATGGGGGGTGGGCGACGTAAACTCCTCCATCGAGTCGGGTAAGTTGCCGATTTTTCTGCCTTCACAATTGATTTTCAAAGAGGACCCGCTGGAGAATTCTTGGGATGTCACCTCTGACTCCATCGCCCTCTACCTTGCCGCTCGGTTGGGAGCGAAGAGGGTTTTGTTTGTCACGGACGTTGACGGCGTCTTCACAAGCAACCCTAAAGTGGATAAAAAAGCCCAGCTAATCCAGAAACTAACGGCAGTCGATCTCTCAGAGTTGGGGCGAACCAGCGTCGATAAAGCCTTCCCCAAACTGCTACAGCAGTACCGAATCGACTGCTACGTACTCAACGGACAGCACCCAACGCGGGTTGAAGCAGTCTTGAAAAACAAAAAGACAATCTGCACCCTAATTAGCAGCAGCTAA
- a CDS encoding H4MPT-linked C1 transfer pathway protein: MVYALGFDVGGANTKAALIRSEGDKVLEVKVASEYFPIWKNPQKLPSVLLTLKEQLGTSRIDVLGLTMTAELSDAYQTKREGVHHILSCVKTAFPHTVINVLNTDAAFSSVEEAEAKPLRVAAANWAATGWVVAQHLKDAVVIDVGSTSTSIIPIAHGKVAAQGKTDLDKLFCGELVYTGSLRTNVAVIVQAIPLRGGFAGVSSELFAQSGDVHRVLGHIDEMSYTSETADGRGKSVGEAMARLARVVCADTEMLTESEIKEMARYIYQQQLKQITEGLSRVYKFTKTLTPNEVPIVVTGLGKDFLARKAAQNAGADAIIDLESLLPKQAVLATPAVGVALMALTKYTGEPIRWT; encoded by the coding sequence GTGGTTTACGCTTTGGGTTTTGATGTGGGGGGTGCGAATACAAAAGCCGCACTCATACGCAGTGAAGGCGATAAAGTGCTTGAGGTAAAGGTCGCCTCAGAATATTTTCCGATTTGGAAGAACCCACAGAAACTGCCCAGCGTACTTTTAACCCTCAAAGAGCAACTCGGCACATCAAGAATCGACGTTTTAGGCTTAACCATGACCGCTGAACTCTCCGACGCATACCAAACCAAACGCGAAGGAGTACACCACATTCTTTCCTGCGTAAAAACCGCTTTCCCCCACACAGTCATCAATGTATTGAATACGGATGCGGCTTTTTCGTCGGTTGAAGAGGCAGAAGCAAAACCGCTTCGTGTGGCGGCGGCGAATTGGGCTGCAACGGGTTGGGTGGTAGCTCAGCACCTAAAAGACGCCGTTGTGATTGATGTAGGGAGCACAAGCACCAGCATCATACCCATCGCACACGGCAAAGTGGCGGCTCAGGGAAAAACTGATCTTGACAAACTCTTCTGCGGTGAACTCGTCTACACAGGCAGCTTGCGAACAAACGTCGCAGTAATCGTCCAAGCCATTCCACTGCGAGGCGGCTTTGCAGGGGTGTCGTCAGAGCTTTTTGCCCAGTCAGGTGACGTGCACCGCGTTTTAGGTCACATTGATGAAATGAGTTATACTTCTGAAACTGCTGACGGGCGAGGCAAAAGCGTTGGCGAGGCTATGGCGAGGCTTGCGCGGGTGGTTTGTGCCGACACGGAAATGCTAACTGAATCAGAAATCAAAGAAATGGCACGCTACATCTATCAGCAGCAACTCAAACAAATCACAGAAGGCTTAAGCAGAGTTTACAAATTCACAAAAACCCTTACCCCTAACGAGGTGCCCATCGTGGTTACGGGGTTGGGTAAAGACTTTCTTGCACGCAAAGCTGCCCAAAACGCAGGCGCCGACGCCATAATCGACTTGGAATCGTTGTTGCCTAAGCAGGCGGTTTTGGCGACTCCTGCAGTCGGCGTCGCGCTGATGGCGCTGACCAAATACACTGGAGAACCAATCAGATGGACTTAA